From a region of the Athene noctua chromosome 14, bAthNoc1.hap1.1, whole genome shotgun sequence genome:
- the ASCL2 gene encoding achaete-scute homolog 2, protein MNGGAVPPLPPAAPRGRRRPASPELLRCKRRLAFPALPGPGAAAAAAVARRNERERNRVRLVNLGFAALRQHVPHGAASKKMSKVETLRSAVEYIRALQRLLDEHDAAAAVFPDGRGRAAVGEGGGYSSASPSFASSVPGSPCSSEESGYDATLSPEERELLDFTSWLGSC, encoded by the coding sequence ATGAACGGTGGGGCCgtgccgccgctgccccccgccgccccccgcggccgccggcggcccgCCTCCCCCGAGCTGCTGCGCTGCAAGCGCCGCCTGGCCTTCCCCGCCCTgccgggccccggggcggcggcggcggccgccgtgGCCCGCCGGAACGAGCGGGAGCGGAACCGCGTGCGCCTGGTCAACCTGGGCTTTGCCGCCCTCCGCCAGCACGTCCCGCACGGCGCCGCCAGCAAGAAGATGAGCAAGGTGGAGACCCTCCGCTCCGCCGTCGAGTACATCCGCGCCTTGCAGCGGCTCCTCGACGAGCAcgacgccgccgccgccgtttTCCCCGacggccgcgggcgggcggccgtCGGGGAGGGCGGCGGCTACTCCTCCGCTTCGCCCTCCTTCGCCTCCTCCGTGCCCGGCTCGCCCTGCTCCTCCGAGGAGAGCGGCTACGACGCGACGCTCAGCCCCGAGGAGCGGGAGCTGCTGGACTTCACCAgctggctggggagctgctga